The nucleotide sequence GATACAGAAAAAGACGCCAAATATGTGGCAGATAAAATTGCCGGCCTTCGGTTGTTTGAAGACGAGGAAGGCAAGATGAACCATTCGATTCTGGAAAACGGCGGGGACATCCTGTCCATTTCCCAGTTCACGCTTTACGGCGATGTGAAAAAAGGGCGGCGCCCGAGCTTTATCTCGGCGGCGCGCCCTGAAGCCGCTGAACCGCTTTGGGAGTCATTCAACGACGCATTGCGGAATAACGGGCTGACAGTCGAAACCGGCGTGTTC is from Planococcus liqunii and encodes:
- the dtd gene encoding D-aminoacyl-tRNA deacylase, which translates into the protein MRVILQRSKRASVKVDGAVTGAIDSGYVLLVGITHEDTEKDAKYVADKIAGLRLFEDEEGKMNHSILENGGDILSISQFTLYGDVKKGRRPSFISAARPEAAEPLWESFNDALRNNGLTVETGVFGAMMDVELVNDGPVTILVES